The Bos javanicus breed banteng chromosome 21, ARS-OSU_banteng_1.0, whole genome shotgun sequence genome includes a region encoding these proteins:
- the FURIN gene encoding furin: protein MELRPWLFWVVAAAGALVLLVADARGEKVFTNTWAVHIPGGPAVADRVARKHGFLNLGQIFGDYYHFWHRAVTKRSLSPHRLRHNRLQREPQVKWLEQQVAKRRAKRDIYQEPTDPKFPQQWYLSGVTQRDLNVKEAWAQGYTGRGIVVSILDDGIEKNHPDLAGNYDPGASFDVNDQDPDPQPRYTQMNDNRHGTRCAGEVAAVANNGVCGVGVAYNARIGGVRMLDGEVTDAVEARSLGLNPNHIHIYSASWGPEDDGKTVDGPAHLAEEAFFRGVSQGRGGLGSIFVWASGNGGREHDSCNCDGYTNSIYTLSISSATQFGNVPWYSEACSSTLATTYSSGNQNEKQIVTTDLRQKCTESHTGTSASAPLAAGIIALTLEANKNLTWRDMQHLVVRTSKPAHLNANDWATNGVGRKVSHSYGYGLLDAGAMVALAQNWTTVAPQRKCTIDILTEPKDIGKRLEVRKTVTACLGEPSHITRLEHAQARLTLSYNRRGDLAIHLVSPMGTRSTLLAARPHDYSADGFNDWAFMTTHSWDEDPSGEWVLEIENTSEANNYGTLTKFTLVLYGTAPEGLPTPPESIGCKTLTSSQACVVCEEGFSLHQKNCVQHCPPGFAPQVLDTHYSTENDVEIIRASVCTPCHTSCATCQGPAPTDCLSCPSHASLDPVEQTCSRQSQSSRESHQQQPPPPPRPPPAEVATEPRLRADLLPSHLPEVVAGLSCAFIVLVFVTVFLVLQLRSGFSFRGVKVYTMDRGLISYKGLPPEAWQEECPSDSEEDEGRGERTAFIKDQSAL from the exons ATGGAGCTGAGGCCCTGGTTGTTCTGGGTGGTAGCAGCAGCGGGAGCCTTGGTCCTGCTGGTGGCCGATGCCCGCGGAGAGAAGGTCTTCACCAACACCTGGGCCGTGCACATTCCTGGAGGCCCAGCCGTCGCTGACCGTGTGGCACGCAAGCATGGCTTCCTCAACCTGGGCCAG ATCTTCGGTGACTATTACCACTTCTGGCATCGAGCGGTGACAAAGCGGTCCCTGTCTCCTCACCGCCTGCGGCACAACCGGCTGCAGCGGGAACCTCAA GTTAAGTGGCTGGAGCAGCAGGTGGCAAAGCGACGGGCCAAACGGGACATATACCAGGAGCCCACGGACCCCAAGTTTCCCCAGCAGTGGTACCTG TCTGGCGTCACCCAGCGGGACCTGAATGTGAAGGAGGCCTGGGCCCAGGGCTACACGGGGCGTGGCATTGTGGTCTCTATCCTGGACGACGGCATCGAGAAGAACCACCCAGACTTGGCAGGCAATTAT GATCCTGGGGCCAGCTTCGATGTCAATGATCAGGACCCTGACCCCCAGCCCCGGTACACACAGATGAATGACAACAG GCATGGCACACGGTGTGCAGGAGAGGTGGCTGCGGTGGCCAACAATGGTGTCTGTGGCGTAGGCGTGGCCTACAATGCCCGAATTGGAG GGGTGCGCATGCTGGATGGCGAAGTGACAGATGCCGTGGAGGCACGCTCGCTGGGCCTGAACCCCAACCACATCCACATCTACAGTGCCAGCTGGGGCCCCGAGGACGACGGCAAGACCGTGGATGGGCCAGCCCACCTGGCTGAGGAGGCCTTCTTCCGGGGGGTCAGCCAG GGCCGCGGGGGTCTGGGCTCCATCTTTGTCTGGGCCTCGGGGAACGGGGGCCGGGAACATGACAGCTGCAATTGCGACGGCTACACCAACAGCATCTACACGCTGTCCATCAGCAGCGCCACACAGTTCGGCAACGTGCCCTGGTACAGTGAGGCCTGCTCGTCCACGCTGGCCACCACCTACAGTAGTGGCAACCAGAATGAGAAGCAGATC GTGACCACTGACCTGCGGCAGAAGTGTACAGAGTCTCACACGGGCACCTCTGCGTCTGCCCCACTGGCAGCAGGCATCATCGCTCTCACCCTGGAGGCCAA TAAGAACCTCACTTGGCGGGACATGCAGCACTTGGTAGTCCGGACCTCAAAGCCAGCCCACCTCAACGCCAACGACTGGGCCACCAATGGTGTGGGCCGCAAAG TGAGCCATTCGTACGGCTACGGGCTGTTGGACGCCGGCGCCATGGTGGCTCTGGCCCAGAACTGGACGACGGTGGCCCCTCAGCGGAAATGCACCATCGACATCCTCACTGAGCCCAA GGACATCGGGAAGCGGCTGGAGGTGCGGAAGACCGTGACCGCCTGCCTGGGGGAGCCCAGCCACATCACGCGGCTGGAGCATGCTCAGGCACGGCTCACCCTGTCCTACAACCGCCGCGGTGACCTTGCCATCCACCTGGTCAGCCCCATGGGCACCCGCTCCACCCTGCTGGCTGCCAG GCCACATGACTACTCTGCAGATGGGTTTAACGACTGGGCCTTCATGACGACCCATTCCTGGGACGAGGATCCCTCTGGCGAGTGGGTCTTAGAGATTGAAAACACCAGTGAAGCCAACAACTATG GGACACTGACCAAGTTCACCCTCGTGCTTTATGGCACGGCCCCTGAGGGTTTGCCCACACCCCCTGAGAGCATCGGCTGTAAGACCCTCACTTCCAGTCAGGCCTGTGTGG TGTGCGAGGAAGGCTTCTCCTTGCACCAGAAGAACTGCGTCCAGCACTGTCCCCCAGGCTTCGCTCCCCAAGTCCTGGACACACACTACAGCACAGAGAACGACGTGGAGATCATCCGGGCCAGCGTCTGCACGCCCTGCCACACCTCGTGCGCCACGTGCCAGGGCCCCGCCCCCACAGACTGCCTCAGCTGCCCCAGCCACGCCTCCCTGGACCCGGTGGAGCAGACGTGCTCGCGCCAGAGCCAGAGCAGCCGCGAGTCGCACCAGCAGCAGCCACCGCCGCCCCCTCGGCCACCGCCCGCGGAGGTAGCGACGGAGCCGCGGCTGCGGGCGGACCTGCTGCCCTCGCACCTGCCCGAGGTGGTGGCCGGCCTCAGCTGCGCCTTCATCGTGCTGGTCTTCGTTACCGTCTTCCTGGTCCTGCAGCTGCGCTCGGGCTTCAGCTTCCGAGGGGTGAAAGTGTACACCATGGACCGCGGCCTCATCTCCTACAAGGGACTACCCCCTGAAGCCTGGCAAGAGGAGTGCCCGTCCGACTCAGAGGAGGACGAGGGCCGGGGCGAGAGGACCGCCTTTATCAAAGACCAGAGCGCCCTTTGA